Genomic window (Culex pipiens pallens isolate TS chromosome 3, TS_CPP_V2, whole genome shotgun sequence):
tatttacagttgaccttgaaaaggaaaaaaggtttttatttttgtttaaagtcGTTATTTCTTAAATTGCAAAAACCGCTAAGCcaggaaattatatattagctatgtttttacttcacaaaaatcacttattcaacaagtttgtgcaacatTTGGAAAGTAACTCAGTGTGAATAAAGATTCGTTTACATTTTAATCTGCTATagtaaactaaaaaataatgtgGATACTTAAAtcaacgtttcatagaataagtATGATTTAATTGgcactgaattcattgaaaagaaacaaatttattacttttctttttttgttattggcaAAGTCAacaaaactcccgggtcccgggaattcccgggaaattgtcaatttcaactctcgattcccgggaaattgaaaatctcgtgtatcgtcaccctctacttttGACTGTTCGATACtaacgaattatttcaagaaaatctaccAAAATATGAGTagcattgttaatttgattttggttaaccgcggtaaatttacttgaaatatttcgaactgtcaaaacccaccaaagcatttaccacattgatcacacaaaaaactgtggtagaaaagtatccaccgcgatcaatttttgacagttcgacgccaacgaattatttcaagaaaatttaccgcggttaaccaaaatcaaattaacaatgcaactcTGGGTTGTATTGCCAGGGCCTCGTGCAGCTCTCAAAATCCGGTaacaattttgtatggtttgaagTTTGCGAGGAGACAAATCTATTCATGCAACTGTCAATGGCCCGTTCCTTGCTCCGTTCGTTTTACTTTTTCTGTGAGAATCATTAGATCATTCCTCATATACCTTGAATTTTATCGGCCCGCTCCGTCTGGACTGACCATCTATAATTCTAATAAAAGTCAAGATTATCGCATTTTTTGTTCATTGTTTCCTCCTGATAACCACAAACCACCGCTAATGAATGAGTCAttcgagcaattctctacgaaatcggtcttttttcttcaattttaatttttgtattttttaatccgactgaaacttttttggtggcttcggtatgcccaaagaagccattttgcatcattagtttgtccatataattttccatacaaatttggcagctgtctatacaaaaatgatatgtgaaaattcaaaaatctgtatcttttgaaggaattttttgatcgatttggtgtcttcggcaaagttgtaggtatggatatggactacactggaaaaaaatgatacacggtaaaaaaaatttggtgatttttttatttaactttttatcactaaaacttgatttgcaaaaaaacactatttttaattttttttattttttgatatgttttagaggacataaaatgccaacttttcagaaattttcaggttgtgcaaaaaatctttgagcgagttatgaattttttaatcaatactaattttttcaaaaaaaagaaatattggtcgcaaaaatttttcaacttcatttttcgatgtaaaatcaaatttgcaatcgaaaagtactttagtaaaattttgataaagtgcaccgttttcaagttaaatccatttttaggtgacttttttgaaaatagtcgcagtttttcatttttttaaataagtgcacaagtttgcacactttttgaaaaaatatttttgaaaagctgagaaaattctctatattttgctttatcggactttgttgatacgacctttagttgctgagatattgcaatgcaaaggtttaaaaacaggaaaattgatgttttctaagtctcacccaaacaacccacaattttctaatgtcgatatctcagcaactaatggtccgattttcaatgttaatatatgaaacatttgtaaaattttccgatcttttcgaaaaaaatattttcaaaaatttcaaatcaagactaacatttcaaaagggccaaacattcaatattacgcccttgtaaaatgttagtcttgaattgaaaattttgaaaatattgttttcgaaaagatcggaacattttacaaatgtttcatatattaacattgaaaatcggaacattagttgctgagatatcgacattgaaaaatggtgggctgtttgggtgagacttaaaaaacatcaattttcctgtttttaaacctttgcattgcaatatctcagcaactaaagatcgtatcaaaaaagtcccaagaagcaaaatatagagaattttctcagcttttcaaaaatattttttccaaaagtgtgcaaacatgtgcactaatttaaaaaaatgaaaaactgcgactattttcaaaaaagtcacctaaatatggatttatcttgaaaacggtgcactttatcaaaattttactaaagtacttttcgattgcaaatttgattttacatcgaaaaatgaagttgaaaaatttttgcgaccaattttcgattttttgaaaaaattagtattgattaaaaaattcataactcgttcaaagattttttgcacaacctgaaaatttctgaaaagttggcattttatgtcctctaaaacatatcaaaaaataaaaaaaattaaaaatagtgtttttttgcaaatcaagttttagtgataaaaagttaaataaaaaaatcaccaaattttttttaccatgtatcatttttttccagtgtagtccatatccatacctacaactttgccgaagacaccaaatcgatccaaaaattccatcaaaagatacagatttttgaattttcacatatcatttttgtatggacagctgccaaatttgtatggaaaattatatggacaaactaatgatgcaaaatggcttctttgggcataccgaagccaccaaaaaagtttcagtcggattaaaaaatacaaaaaaaaatcgaatgaccgaaatcctagagaactgctcattccCTCTATCACATCCGCGCAAATTATCGAACACGTTGTAAACCAAAGCGATAACCACCCCCATCGGCTTACCGTTTATCACCCAAATACATCGTCACAGTACAGGGCCTTTTCTTTCcgttacaaaaattcaaaaagtctagtcctctcgaaaaaaaaataataggggaaatatgcccattttaatcactctaagccgttcgaccaattgtcatcacttttgccgttttccgctattaaatcaacattttcagatgaatcaacaatggagagttgcttgctcacttttaattgagctatttattactttggaacagtcaaaaacacattatgaaagctgtaattcgtgatcaaagtgctgataggccgataatagaaataggctgaaaaagggtatagttcccctaccttGTATTTGTTTTGCTGTTTATTAGGAAACCCTTGGAGCACCCGTTTAGCGCATGGCAAATCACACACTTATCCGTGCGCGCGACTTAACTGCTTCGATTTGCACTTATTTTGTCGTATTACTGTCGATCGATATTATATCCTTTATAATTAGTAGTTTTGAATAACTCACTGGTCTACAGTGGTTGTCCGGCTTTAACAGATTTATTTACACATGCtaacaaataattaatttcaACTCTCACTCGATGGCGTCATTTCTTTGGTTCAATATCGGTACTCGGGTCCACTCCATtctgaaattattgaaaattttgttattttattattgCTTAATGGaccattgaaatatttcatttacgaatgacagtttgtcactgtttagtttgactttgtcaagcAAACGGGGGTACAAACTAGTGTCGAACCACCGAGGATTTTGTGCCTAATGTCTAATGAAATATATCAAGAAACTGCGTCGAGTGGTTCTAAATctcattatattttttgaaacatttcatcaGTCAGGTCAGGCAGCCGGTAACAACCGACGTTCCGcctaaatgatcaaaataatttcaatacttACTTCCTTCATCACTGGACCGATCTTCGGAGCCCGGTTTGCTCGTTGGCGTCCTGAACTCCTGCCCGCCAAAGTCCTTACTCTCGGTAAGCGTCGATGTTATCCGCTTGGGTTCTTCCCAATCACGTGCCGCCGGGAAGTACGACCTCGGCAGTTGACCGTGCTCTTCCGGCACTTTGGTCGAGTTCCGCGGGCTCATCTGGGGAGGTCCAGCCAGATACGAAAACGGCTGCGGATTACCGGGCAGGTACGAGAACCGTTTGTCCGTGTACGGGTTGAGCACGGTATTGCGCAGCGGACCTGGTGCTTCGTTCGACCGGTATACCGGCGGCTCCTGTTGGTCGTAGCCAACCTTAAGCGGTTCAACGGTTCGTCGGACTacgttgttgttattgttgacTACCATCGTGGTGTTTGTCACCGGCGGTGGAGGTTCGCTGTACACTAACTGATCGTTAGGTTGCCTGGCGGGGTCGGTGTAACGAACCGCTGCCACCGTCCGAGTGTCCTCGACCATTTCGACTGGAGCCGTAGCCGCAGTTGCCGTCCGTGGGGACACCGAACTGTACGGTGGCGCCGGTTTGTTTTCCTCCCAGAGGCGACTGCCGACGCCGAGCATGACAAACGCCAACAGGAAGAAAATGAACCAAATGATGACGCCCTTGGAGGCGGTGATCCAGAAGATCAGTGGTGGAACAATCAAGAAGATGTCATCAATGTCTTTGAAGAAGGGCCTTACTACGTCTTGATTTCCGATTTCCAGCAGATTCAGCACGAAATCGAGTTcctgaaaaaatgaaattctgaaATGTTGCAAACCTGGCAGTCTTATTGTACTTACAAAACTTTCTACAAAGTCTATCATGTAATACACAAGTCCAACGACGTCAAAAGCCAACACTAGGAACAAGACTACGACATACGGGTAGATCCCGAAAGCTATGCCGCATCTTCCCAAACAGGAAATGCATGCCGAGGCTGAAATGAACCAAAATAACttatatttttcgtttcaaaaacctcaaaaacgtTTAAGGGATCATTTTcgttgatttttgaaatatttcattccaCAATTTAAACATCACAGTTGTATTATTGAACTTGACATTTTGGTGGATTTCTTTGAAACGTTTCACCGGTAAGCATTCTCATGTCATGTCGGTGTAAAGGGAATGACACTTCTTCGCCAAATGTCAGCTTGAGATGTACCATTGAATTTGTGcgatgaaatgtttccaaaaaatccaccaaaattgtATGTTTAACCATTCGGCTCAGCTATTTATTAGACCGATACCACAGTTGAAACATTTCATGTCGATTCGCCAAAAACGGTCAGAATAACAATCCGGCTCTAAACTTACTCAGCAGGAACAAGCTGGTGATGAACCACAGCCCGTATATCACCAGCCCGACGATGCACAGGATGTAGGTCCGATGTCCGGCATCGCTCACATCCGGCACGTCGATTTGAAAGTCGGCGGGCACGTTCGCGATGCCCAGGTTGGTCAGATTAATCTTGCCGCATTCGGCGTCTGTAAACGGggtgaaattatgatttttgcacAATTGAATGAATTTTAGGTGGTTTACTTCGCAAATAATACACGTAAATTGCGTACTCCTCTATGGAATTGTTCATGGGTAGGACACAGTTGTGCGCTAGAACACCGGCTGTCGTGAAAAGTACGTAGCCCGCGGAAAAGAGCTGTAAAGAGAATAAAAGGAACGATTTTTActcatatttaaattttcatcgattattcttgaaatttcaagaatcattttcattttagctcccaaaattgtaaataaatctgTGATATTTCATCAATGATAAATGAACCCAAATCATTTGACTCAAGTTTGATAAAGTGCCCTTCATCAACTGATCCATCACCCTAGCAGACGACTTTATGGCGACAAtccaattgcaaaaaaaactgtgaggtcaaatcacaaaaaaaaatcgcgcttCCCATGACAAACCGTGTTATCAGAGGTGCGCTAATCTGCGACATATAAGCCACATACGAGCTGAATAGACAGACATTTTGTCACAGATATCGTCAACCACCTGTCATGTTGTTGGTGACAAATTAGAGCCACCCCGTCGTGAAAGGTGTTCAACTTTTTCTCGGCACAATTATCTATGCAGGAATTCGAATGCGGCTAACCACGGGTTAAAATTGAAGATACTTTATAAGGCTCTCGATTTCGTCATCAGTGATAAAAAGTGTTTGAAGATAATATCCTTGCTCTACTATCTTGTTTGAATTAAGCGTGGTGCTATTGTACTGATAAGAATGAGAGAGAGGGTGTTACTATAGTGAttcattttctgataaattCTTTTCCCGAATTTTTCAACAGACAAATGTGGATAAAAATTGATGAATAGTCGTTTTgttcaatttcaaaatgtttttaaccCCTTAAATAAACAAGATAAACTGTCAAATAATGTAGATGTCAACAAATGAGAGTTCATAAATTGCAGTTTTGAACAATCTTTTACGAAGAATTTAACATTACCCAGATAGTAAAAAAAACGTttgcttatttcaataaaaaactaAACGCTTTAAATCCATTCCAATTCCGAGCGAAAATTTTCTTCGGGAAGCAATATCCGGTTATAAACATATATATGTTGTGATTGTATGATTTTCAGAGTTACGGATACAAAACTAATAAATATGAtatcattatttattatttacatttcTTTAATGATATAACCCGTAAGtcgggtctagctcatttccccgaatgacatttccccgaatgccatttccccgaaaatcatttcccctaattggtcacatccccgaataccacttcccctaatcatccacatccccgaatgccatttccccgaatatcatttcccctaatcggctatatccccgaatgccatttcccctaatcggccatttccccgaatgccatttccccgaagtgacacttacgccaattgccgttaatttaaatttaaaattacccgAATTTGcatatcccctaatcatcattttcgctaaagcctttttccatgactaacagttattttctttctcaattttacgaacaaacagctttttcgggtatgctgttgattaaatgttgtaaattgggtagtaaagccctttgtcaatttttatgaacaacggtaagaaacacgattaaaaacaatttctgataacttttttttcttcatttttatgcaaaaaaaaagttattgacaagacaacattttttcgatggatcaactatggcccccctggatcgagctgtcaagtaggagcttttctgccaagaagggccgtgaagtgaatttttagaaattgaattaaaaatccattttaaatcctttgcgatcgttcaaagggtcattgtacttagtaaagcttatttttcttgtgaacaataatatcacaaatttaagcttaattttaggacccaattactaaattttttgttgttcaattaacatttgtgTTCAACTGCATGattagatgttgtttttgagaaatttgcaaggattttttttcgaattttattcaaaaatgcaaaaaatcgaacaaatagttacataaggctggtacaaatttttgttgattatacttttcgccaaatcccaaaccagcaatgtgaataaaatgatcagtgtgaacTGGGTTCTACTGATACGGggtactacgaaaatcgcacggtatgtttttgaatcataaaaaataacaaaacttctattgcattgggtaattctctaccaactcacacgaaatcgggaaaagttgccccgacccctcttcgatttgcgtgaaactttgtcctaatgggtaacttttgtccctgatcacgaatccgaggtccgtttttcaatatctcgtgacggaggggcggtacgaccccttccatttttgaacatgcgaaaaaagaggtgtttttcaataatttgcagcctgaaacggtgatgagatagaaatttggtgtcaaagggacttttatgtaaaattagacgcccgatttgatggcgtacccagaattccgaaaaaacctatttttcatcgaaaaaaacactaaaaaagttttaaaaattctccaattttccgttacttgactgttaaaaattttggaacatgtcattttatgggaaatttaatgtagttttcgaatcaacattgacccagaagggtcattttttcatttagaacaaaatttttcattttaaaatttcgtgttttttctaactttgcagggttattttttagagtgtaacaatgttctacaaagttgtagagcagacaattacacaaattttgatatac
Coding sequences:
- the LOC120412401 gene encoding uncharacterized protein LOC120412401 — its product is MVFNCTLCGMGPRATIVLVGLLSLLFSAGYVLFTTAGVLAHNCVLPMNNSIEEYAIYVYYLRNAECGKINLTNLGIANVPADFQIDVPDVSDAGHRTYILCIVGLVIYGLWFITSLFLLTSACISCLGRCGIAFGIYPYVVVLFLVLAFDVVGLVYYMIDFVESFELDFVLNLLEIGNQDVVRPFFKDIDDIFLIVPPLIFWITASKGVIIWFIFFLLAFVMLGVGSRLWEENKPAPPYSSVSPRTATAATAPVEMVEDTRTVAAVRYTDPARQPNDQLVYSEPPPPVTNTTMVVNNNNNVVRRTVEPLKVGYDQQEPPVYRSNEAPGPLRNTVLNPYTDKRFSYLPGNPQPFSYLAGPPQMSPRNSTKVPEEHGQLPRSYFPAARDWEEPKRITSTLTESKDFGGQEFRTPTSKPGSEDRSSDEGKWSGPEYRY